The Medicago truncatula cultivar Jemalong A17 chromosome 4, MtrunA17r5.0-ANR, whole genome shotgun sequence genome includes a region encoding these proteins:
- the LOC112421042 gene encoding putative protein FAR1-RELATED SEQUENCE 10: MLDTYRGSSLRSLFPLEEQVYNIFTKYAFKKFQEFERATQYKICEENHVEFTVKYCKEQHSQKHKVLWDGDVVGCSCKHFEFWGILCRHVLTIFLHKDCFEIPTSYLPLRWCRDEFQRPVEVNMMLSEGEPIENVENTVDLIKNPPRSNTKGRPKTKRSKGGMELSKRARRCTFCKRMGHNVTTCPDKESYVQPTITKKRKNEDQAQQNLNPVFYLKSS; this comes from the coding sequence ATGTTGGATACATACAGGGGATCATCACTTCGATCTTTATTCCCTTTAGAGGAGCAAGTTTAcaatattttcacaaaatatGCTTTCAAGAAGTTTCAGGAGTTTGAGAGGGCAACTCAATACAAGATTTGTGAAGAAAATCATGTAGAATTTACTGTGAAATATTGCAAGGAGCAACATTCACAAAAGCATAAAGTCTTATGGGATGGTGATGTGGTTGGTTGTAGTTGCAAGCACTTTGAGTTTTGGGGTATTCTTTGTCGTCATGTATTGACAATATTCCTTCATAAAGATTGTTTTGAGATTCCAACAAGTTACTTGCCATTACGTTGGTGTCGTGATGAATTTCAAAGACCGGTTGAAGTAAATATGATGCTTAGTGAAGGAGAACCTATTGAGAATGTGGAGAATACAGTAGACTTAATTAAAAATCCGCCAAGGTCTAATACAAAAGGTCGTCCCAAAACAAAACGATCAAAAGGAGGAATGGAATTGTCAAAGAGAGCAAGAAGATGTACTTTTTGCAAGAGAATGGGGCACAATGTTACAACTTGTCCGGACAAAGAAAGTTATGTTCAGCCAACAAtcaccaagaagaggaagaatGAAGATCAAGCACAACAAAATTTGAATCCTGTTTTTTATCTAAAGTCTTCTTAG